One region of Paenibacillus polymyxa M1 genomic DNA includes:
- the mutS gene encoding DNA mismatch repair protein MutS, whose amino-acid sequence MSKYTPMIEQYLSIKEQAKDAFLFFRLGDFYEMFFDDAILASKELEITLTGREGGAAEKIPMCGVPYHSAENYIQRLIEKGYKVAICEQMEEASATKGMVRRDIVRVVTPGTVMEGKVLGDKSNNYMVCVTETDGMLALAACDLSTGELYVTSVPDSKEWLLDEINIYEPSEMLGDGHLLDFVTSRMSPVGRRVVYTAWDKSKDDLVRDQFGEATWARLTEERRRCVSRLISYLNETQKRSLGQLTQISVYEPNHFMILDPFTRRNLELVETVRERSKKGSLLWLLDRTETSMGARLLRRWIDKPLLSSNLIEERLEAVDKLYHQFIFREDVRAQLKEIYDLERLVGRIAFGSANARDLIALKLSLAQIPSLRELCAESPSNTLRRIAQTLDSCADLCTLIEEAVADEPPISVRDGGLIKEGYHQRLDELREASVNGKRWIAELEAKERVATGIRSLKIGYNKVFGYYIEVTKSNLASLPEGRYERKQTLANAERYITPELKEKESLILEAEDKMVDLEYTLFSELRSKLNAEIPRLQKLAEQVAEIDVYQSLATVSAERGFVKPELTTGYDFVVEQGRHPVVEAVMKDGGFIANNTVLEEADAHILLITGPNMAGKSTYMRQVALIAIMAQIGCFVPAARAKVPMLDRIFTRIGAADDLIGGQSTFMVEMADIQVMTDKATPRSLIIIDELGRGTSTSEGMAIAQAVIEFVHDTIGCKALVSTHFHELAHLEQGLTSLRNYSMAVQESGDKVNFLRKLIPGAASSSYGIYCARLAGLPNNIIERANGLLYGFEQAAAQVTAGTETARGAKEGTDLRTVPGTEEISPMSAKYADQTLRANGETAPPVQSGSQQATLVKEDTLQIVEDSGELEHAASDVVQLSIFGEQDLAPSKPHSETVEANPIVRQILRKVKNADVMNMTPLQAMQLLNELKNKANGL is encoded by the coding sequence ATGTCTAAATATACACCGATGATCGAGCAATATTTATCTATAAAAGAGCAGGCTAAAGACGCATTTTTGTTTTTCCGCCTGGGCGATTTTTACGAGATGTTTTTTGATGATGCGATTCTTGCATCCAAGGAGCTGGAAATTACACTGACTGGTCGTGAGGGTGGCGCCGCGGAGAAAATTCCGATGTGCGGCGTGCCTTATCATTCAGCAGAAAATTACATACAACGCCTCATTGAGAAGGGTTATAAGGTGGCCATCTGTGAACAAATGGAGGAAGCCTCAGCTACCAAGGGAATGGTACGGCGGGATATTGTCCGTGTTGTGACCCCGGGTACGGTCATGGAAGGCAAGGTGCTGGGTGATAAATCCAACAACTACATGGTATGTGTCACAGAGACGGACGGGATGCTGGCGCTGGCGGCATGCGACTTGTCGACAGGTGAACTCTATGTGACTTCCGTACCTGATTCGAAAGAATGGCTATTAGATGAAATTAACATTTATGAGCCGTCCGAAATGTTGGGAGATGGTCATTTGCTCGATTTCGTGACCTCTCGTATGTCCCCTGTTGGAAGGCGGGTTGTGTATACGGCGTGGGACAAATCCAAAGATGATCTGGTACGGGATCAATTTGGTGAAGCCACGTGGGCAAGGCTTACGGAGGAACGCAGACGGTGCGTATCGCGCCTGATTTCCTATTTAAATGAAACGCAAAAAAGATCGTTAGGTCAACTGACCCAAATCTCGGTCTATGAGCCTAATCATTTTATGATTCTGGATCCATTTACCCGCCGGAATCTGGAACTGGTGGAGACGGTGCGTGAACGCTCCAAGAAAGGCTCGTTGCTGTGGTTGCTGGATCGCACAGAGACATCCATGGGCGCACGTTTGTTGCGTCGTTGGATCGACAAGCCGCTGTTGAGTAGCAATTTAATTGAGGAACGGTTAGAAGCGGTAGACAAGCTATACCACCAGTTTATTTTCCGCGAGGATGTACGTGCTCAGCTTAAAGAGATTTACGACCTAGAGCGTTTGGTAGGACGGATCGCTTTTGGTAGTGCTAATGCACGAGATTTGATCGCCCTCAAGCTGTCTCTGGCCCAAATTCCGTCTTTACGCGAGCTGTGCGCTGAATCTCCGTCGAATACGCTGAGACGAATTGCACAAACATTGGACAGCTGTGCAGACCTGTGTACGCTGATTGAGGAAGCAGTGGCTGATGAACCCCCAATTTCCGTAAGAGATGGAGGGCTTATAAAGGAAGGCTACCATCAGCGTCTAGACGAACTGCGTGAGGCGAGTGTGAACGGTAAGCGTTGGATTGCTGAGCTGGAGGCCAAAGAACGAGTAGCAACCGGCATTCGGTCACTCAAAATCGGATACAACAAAGTATTTGGTTACTACATTGAGGTGACCAAATCCAATTTGGCTTCATTACCGGAAGGTCGATATGAACGCAAACAGACGTTGGCGAATGCTGAGCGGTATATCACACCAGAATTGAAGGAAAAGGAATCGCTAATTCTGGAAGCTGAGGATAAGATGGTGGATCTGGAGTACACGCTTTTCTCTGAGCTTCGCAGTAAACTGAACGCTGAAATTCCTCGCCTGCAAAAGCTGGCAGAGCAAGTTGCTGAAATTGACGTGTATCAGTCGCTGGCGACGGTTAGCGCGGAACGAGGGTTTGTAAAGCCTGAGCTGACAACAGGATATGATTTTGTAGTGGAACAGGGACGGCACCCCGTTGTGGAAGCCGTCATGAAAGATGGCGGCTTTATCGCCAACAACACAGTGTTGGAAGAAGCCGATGCGCATATTCTACTCATCACCGGTCCGAATATGGCTGGGAAAAGTACGTATATGCGTCAGGTTGCACTCATTGCGATTATGGCTCAAATTGGCTGCTTTGTCCCGGCTGCACGTGCTAAAGTGCCGATGCTGGATCGCATTTTCACACGGATCGGCGCAGCGGATGATCTCATTGGCGGACAGAGTACGTTTATGGTCGAAATGGCAGATATTCAAGTCATGACGGACAAGGCAACTCCACGAAGTCTGATTATAATTGATGAACTGGGACGAGGAACGTCCACCAGCGAAGGGATGGCAATTGCACAAGCGGTCATCGAATTTGTGCATGATACGATTGGCTGTAAGGCGCTGGTATCTACGCACTTCCATGAGCTGGCCCATTTGGAGCAAGGTCTGACTTCGCTGCGAAATTATTCCATGGCCGTGCAGGAAAGCGGCGATAAGGTGAATTTCCTACGCAAGCTCATACCGGGTGCGGCTAGTAGTAGCTATGGTATTTATTGTGCCCGACTTGCAGGTTTGCCTAATAACATTATTGAGCGAGCAAATGGTCTGCTGTATGGTTTTGAACAGGCGGCAGCTCAAGTAACGGCAGGCACCGAGACAGCAAGAGGAGCGAAGGAAGGGACTGATCTTCGTACAGTGCCAGGGACAGAAGAGATTTCTCCAATGTCCGCAAAATATGCGGACCAGACATTGCGAGCAAACGGAGAAACTGCACCACCAGTCCAGTCTGGATCACAGCAAGCTACCCTGGTAAAAGAAGATACTCTACAGATTGTGGAAGATTCAGGTGAGTTGGAGCATGCAGCTTCTGACGTGGTACAGCTGTCCATTTTCGGAGAGCAGGACCTTGCTCCCTCCAAGCCACACTCAGAGACGGTAGAAGCTAATCCGATCGTGCGCCAAATTTTGCGGAAGGTGAAAAATGCTGATGTCATGAATATGACACCCTTACAGGCGATGCAACTGTTAAATGAATTAAAGAATAAGGCCAATGGTCTGTAA